The region TCCACGAGTATCCTTAGGGCCATATAGCGTGTCACAACTCCTCCAGCATGTGTTTGCTAGATACATAATTCGGTAAACGAAACCATCATCCTCTCTTATTCTTTGTTTGTTATTACTGTTAAACTCGATGTCATTCGTATCGCCTCGTACTATTATCATTTAACTCTATCaaaacggagagagaaagcTCAGTGCGTTGGTCACTAGCGATGCAATTGAAGCCGAGAGCCACAATGAGCCGCTCTAGAGGGCTAGAGGctggtttttgaaaatcataTTAATCTTATGCTAAAACCACCTTTGGACACTGGAGCAATCATCATACGCAGAATAAACGTCACGTCAAGTTACAAAACATACCGTCATACCCGTTCATTTCCCGTGATACACCCCACCACCTCCACAATCCACGGTGTCGCGATCCAAccaatgattgatgatttgttttctgcCTTGCACCCCACGACCTTCGTACCTACCTACCACAGTCTATGCCAAAGTCCAACGTAAACTGCACCGACGGGTCCAGAGAGCGATGATGAGGGCAGCCAAAGAGGCACTAGATGAATACAAGTAAAttgaagcccccccccccccccccccccattttcATGGAACAAATGGATAGGCTGGCAGGACCGCTGGTTGATCGCCTGCGGGTTACTGATCGCCACTGACGGactgttttgttctgtttccgTTCTATACCCTCGAactctttcattttctctctttttcctttttctttgtctctctatcgctctggTACCTTTGCTACTTCCGGCACCGACCATGGACCACCACGTACACACTTGTACCACGAACGCCATACACACAGTTATAGCAAGCTACCGAAGAAAACTTCTGATCTCGCTGCTCATAAGAAACGCAAAGCGTACGCTGATGCTCTATCAGAGCCGGAACAGGAGACACTAGCTGGTCAGTGGGCAATGCCGATGGTGTTGCCGGGACCGTAAGCCTGCCCGCACACCTACACAGCACACCGTGATACACCATGTAGGCAAACAATGTAGACTGTAGAGCAGAGAACACACCTCACGATTTTGTCACTTGTTCCGACGAAAATGTCTTGGCGCATCTCGTCCTCTATCGATTTGCATGTAGGTCCTTCAGTGAAAGGGCTCCAAATTGTCATGCCATTGGGACACGTAGTCCAACCATCCCGTGTGTGCGATACTGTCCTGTGTGAATTCTACGTGCATCCGTGTTTTCCGTGTCCATAACATCAGTGCCGGGGCTGTGGAAGCATTTATTACAacttttctattcttttccttctccccttCCAACTTCCAACGGTTGCTACGATCACTTTCGGCGATTGAACCGTGATTAGTAAAAATTAAGAATAACCTCTACCGTCAGCAGCTGTACCCCCAGCACACCCGTACCTATCACAATATGTTAAACCCGAACCAGCGGCGTATGTACAATGGTCAGTTTGTCTGGCTCAACTATCGTAGTATTTAATTGGAACAATCCGAGTCGATCcggagagcagagcagcagaaggtcCGCTCGGAGGTGAAGTCGTAAGTCGATGCTCAATGTCCTTGTGATTAATACGATCCGCGCACCAACGCGCACACATGATCATCGCAATGTCTTTGGACTGTTTGGCAATGAGTTGATCGGGTTGGGCGTAAAATCATCGTCAAAAATAGATCCCCACCCAACACCTGCCTCGTTCGCTCATGAGGGAGGGTCGATGAAGATCGTCCTATGGCATCTGTAGAAGCTAACACTCGTTGACGTCGAACCACCTCCGTGGGTGTCTCTCCACACACAACCACTACATTCGTCCATCCTCGAAATGATCACTACATCGTCCGCATATCGAACACGATCACCTGAATACATGCGAGAAACCCACATTGCCGTTGTCATCCAACCGCCGAAAACATGCGGAACATACACGTGCTGCCATCTTTCTGTTTGGTTCTGGCGCCCAAGGTGTTTGAAGATCAGTGATCGCGACGAGCGATCGGCAAGCAGCATCCTTTTTACTGACTcatcgttttcttttatttactccctctttctctttctcttttctcttttctttttctatgtGTCTTATACTTTTCCTCTCAATTCGcccgtttcgtttccgttcattcgctcttttcccttttcttgtaCGTTGACTGAATTGTCACCCAAGCCCGCACCACTGAATCGCACACGGAGGTCCGTAAATCGAAGCTTGGGGACAAAAAGGGTATCTACAGCAGTGACGTGAATTTGGCCGCTTAAATGCAGTCCCCGTGCGCTGCGGTACGCTTTCCAGATGTGCTCAATCGTGCGTGTCTGACCTAGCTCAGGATTTATCAACCAAAATTTTCTCAATTAAAGTTTCGCACAGCTCGCATCATTAGGGAGAcgtacattttaatttaatttccggTTCGTGTAGGGGCGATAGATATCTAAGGGTAGAAATTATCGTGAAATCGTCACGCTTGAGCAGCGAATCTCGATAGAACAATGCTGCTGGGAATGTTAGTTTTCCGTTTCAAAAaggattgaaattgaataacCTCGTTCCATGATCGAGTAgcatcgagagcgagagcgatgaAAACGTTAGACCAAAGACATCCATTGCTCGAGCATCCTTATTCTTCATTCACTTAGTTTCCTGATTCATTGAAGCGAAGAGCATATTTTAACAGAAGCGAACAATATATTTACAAATACTTTATTTTAGATTGATTTATTTACACAACAATAGCACTGTTGTAGCCGAGCGTTAAGCGTTTGTCTTCATGCGACGCGACGTAACAGAAACAAATAAACTACCAAGCGATCTTTAGTTGGAATTCTGCTGATCGAGCATCGAGTGCCGTTTGAGTTGTGCTACTCATCTTCACTTCATGCAGCCAGATGCTTGCTTGAAGAAGTAAGAACAAAAGcccttttccttcgattttaCAGATTCTATCAATGGTGGCAGATCTATTTTATTGAACAATTTGAGTCAAGCTAAACTCTTAAACAACAGTTCCATCTCTTCAATCTAAACTCAACTCTTCAATTTCGCTGCAGCATCTGCTTTATAGTATTGAATTCTATTCTTCTTCccgtagtagcagcaccaattTACCTTCGTCTGCAACGTCTTCTTTCCTGTACATACTACCAACAACTGTACTTTCTGTTTTAATGCTCCGCATCTTACACTTACTGCATCAAAATCTGCGCAACTTTCAGCGGTagtttctattgttttgccacacaaaaaaatcttttTGAGTTTAGGCGCAGAAAAGCACTTTCAATCCAGTCTTTCATTTTGTCTCTCCgtccattctctctttctccatgTCTTGTCGATATTACACATTGGCGCACTCGTGACATTGATGGCCAAatcacacactcatacacacacTCACGGCGGTTATCTGTTGTCCCTTTGCGATCTGTCCCCCGAAAAACGCATCCCACATCCGGAAATCCCACCGTCCATCTCCTCCACTATCGCCCTACGATGCGCATGCAATTGGAATTGTACAAATCggaccacaaacaacaaccgtaAAACCCCGTAATACGCGTAACATTTCCCCCGAAATCGGCATCCCACCTGTATACGTTACTGGCCCTGGCGAGAGAGTGTCTTCCCCACTAAGCACGTCTTCCGATGAATGTTACCAATATGCGTGCGAGCGCAGTTCTGTCAGCTAATGAAAGTAAGTATAGCCCGCAGCGCGCCTAGCCACCTAGCGaactggtttggtttggaatcATAAAGCTTCTCGCTACCCCGCTCAAAGGATCACCTGCGCTGTCCCCTCCATCCTGCATGCATGCGTTTTATTTTCCCCTTTGGTTTGTTGCCGTAATTCGTTTGTACGAGCAGCGGGTGTCTTAGTGGCCACTGACGGTTCGTGAGAGACCACCGTCAATCGATCACACAAAAGATACGCTCAACAATGCTCCAAGTGCATCTGCATGTCTTGAAAAGCCCTGAACATCATAAAAGGCCCCTCTGTAACTGCAAGTTGTATGAAACAACCACATGATCAAGCCGTTTTTGGTTGCAACAAACTCGACGTATTCCTCAGTCCTGCGTTTCAGCTGTTTCCGCTTCTGCCAAGCACTGAATACCCCCGGCCCCCTAAATCCTTGAACCctcgaaaacaaaccaatccaCCAGTAGTGAATAGGCACAAGATCAAGATCGTTATGCGCTGCTAGTACCCCTCCACTATCCTCCTGACTGTAGATATTTTCTCtttacttttctctctctctcttcgtcccGCCATAATGCCACATGTTTTGCCGGTTCGTCCCCGTCCCGACCATCCGACCATAATCCGCACGTTCCCACCAATGGTTCGCTTGCGTTCGTTGCCTGTTCCCGTGGCGGGTGGGaaacaaatccaaacaaaCCCCAATCGCCCGCGTTTATGTCGGTACGAACTGAACAGTGGGAGTCCTTGATCCAGTTCGCCCGACGCGCAAGTTCACCAACCCGCGGCTGTACGATGATCCGACCGATACGAAGCTGAAGGATAAGCAGGAGAAGATCGAGCGTGTTGTCGAGCTGAACAAGGTGCGCTACGAGCCGATCAATCTGGAACGCGAGCGTCTAAAGTTGCTGgaggagacgaagaagaaggaagaagcgtAAGTACTGGGAGGCTCCTATGGCCGATTGGAAGAGTATTGATGAGTCTGCTTATCGATTGTTTAGGGCTGCCGAACGGGAGAAGCTGCGCCTCGAAGAGCAGGCACGCAAGGAAGAGGAGGCACGCCTGGCTGCCGAGGAAGCGGAACGTCGCCGTATCGAGGAGGAGCGTCTGGCGGAGGAAGCCCGGATCGCCGAGGAAGCTCGCCTAGCCGAGGAGGCCCGCCTTGCCGAGGAACTTCGTATCGCCGAGGAAGCTCGCCAGGCtgaggaagccaagaaggtAAGAAGCCAGCATAGTCCGACGATCTTGCCTTACTAACGCAGCGTTCGTTTGTCCTTGCagagcgaagagaagaagaagaaggccgcggaaaagaagaagaaggaagaggaggaaaagaagaagaaggaagcggaagagaagaagcgcaaggaagaggaagagaagaagcgcaaggaggaagaggagaagaagcgtaaggaggaggaggagcgcaAGCGCAAGGAGGCGGAAGAGGCTGCCCGCAAGGCGGCCGAGGAGGAAGCTGCCCGCAAGGCCGCCGAAGAGGAAGCTGCCCGTAAGGCCGCTGAAGAGGAGGCCGCTCGCATCGCCGCCGAGGAAGCGCGCAAGGTGTCGGATGAGGAAGCTCGCAAGGCCGCGGAAGAGGAGCAGAGCCGCATCAGCGAAGCGCAGAAGGTGCGCGAGGACGAGCTGGCCCGCCTGAACGAGCTGGAGAAGCAGGCGATCGAGGAGAACAACGAAGAGCTGCTGAAGGAGATCGCGGAACTGAAGGCGATTGCGCAATCCgacgaggagctgctgaagcgcCAGGCCGCCAAGCTGGAGGAGACTGGTGCCCCAGCTGAAGCCGAAGCTCCCGCTGCCCCCGCTGCCGAGGCTGAGGCTGAAGCCACTCCGGCGGAAACCCCGGCGCCCGCTGAAGAAGCCGCTGCTGCCCCCGCCGAAGCAGAGAGCAAGACTGAGGAGAGTCCTGCTGCCGAAGCTGCTGCCgagtgaacgaacggacggttCGGCCACTAACCAACACTAGCACGCTAAGTACAGggcttccgttcgttccgacGTCACTTTGCTGCAGGATTCAACCCAACAGCCGCCAACATAGAACTCCCCTGTCCCCAATCCGAACGGCCATTGGATGCTACATCGAAACTTTACACCAGCATTGCTAAAGTAGCAACTCATCTGCTTTAGTTGCCGATGAAAAAGTAGTATACTAttcgaacgaaaagaaaagaaaagagaaaaaaaaaaacattaacattaaTTCCCACGCCATGATGCACCACGAAACACTTGCCAGAAGGACAAAAGATTATAGCGCACGCATTGCATTTCGAAACCGCTCCTTACCACGTCACCAGTTGTCTGCCACCTTATGGGGCAACTTTGCTTAGAATCTAGAGATAGATAATACACGATAGCGCCCCGGGAACCGAGAACGAGCTAACAGTCCGGCTGACGTGTGCTGCAAAATGGATTTCAAACTCCGTCTAGTTTCCGCTAGGTGATTCCAACCCTCGATACCAATTCGATTGATATAGCGTAACGGTCTATATCGAGCTAGAGAATTGTAGAACGGATGGATCAGGAGCAGATGGATCCTTTTGTCGCGTCGGATTTGACTAGATTCTCGTTGCACGAACATGCATTTCTGAAGCACATCAGCACGCTTTTACTGTGGCAGCCAATCCACTGCCAGGCCGttacttttttctt is a window of Anopheles aquasalis chromosome 2, idAnoAquaMG_Q_19, whole genome shotgun sequence DNA encoding:
- the LOC126570291 gene encoding uncharacterized protein CG45076 isoform X4 is translated as MVYESDFYSTRRVGSSYTRPTISSYTVTTPVRYSGVPREFEDERRDIRNSTALLLRQLNDPVPRLMAPIAPAAPEPNPKKWVYDPFSTHNRLNSDTYVKSHITDPIRSVRNDIEAMARYHSPASRYVVGVLDPVRPTRKFTNPRLYDDPTDTKLKDKQEKIERVVELNKVRYEPINLERERLKLLEETKKKEEAAAEREKLRLEEQARKEEEARLAAEEAERRRIEEERLAEEARIAEEARLAEEARLAEELRIAEEARQAEEAKKSEEKKKKAAEKKKKEEEEKKKKEAEEKKRKEEEEKKRKEEEEKKRKEEEERKRKEAEEAARKAAEEEAARKAAEEEAARKAAEEEAARIAAEEARKVSDEEARKAAEEEQSRISEAQKVREDELARLNELEKQAIEENNEELLKEIAELKAIAQSDEELLKRQAAKLEETGAPAEAEAPAAPAAEAEAEATPAETPAPAEEAAAAPAEAESKTEESPAAEAAAE
- the LOC126570291 gene encoding uncharacterized protein CG45076 isoform X1, which produces MVYESDFYSTRRVGSSYTRPTISSYTVTTPVRYSGVPRFNTITTTTTTSYRTPMPYVAHKRLVPVTRIVTSPPRILVSPVRVLGSPVRVISSPVRVLGSPLRTVRAVRSPARVIVSPARVVTIRSPYLRPSIINKEFDRIERKYRASSVSSALEQYYNSPSYLEFEDERRDIRNSTALLLRQLNDPVPRLMAPIAPAAPEPNPKKWVYDPFSTHNRLNSDTYVKSHITDPIRSVRNDIEAMARYHSPASRYVVGVLDPVRPTRKFTNPRLYDDPTDTKLKDKQEKIERVVELNKVRYEPINLERERLKLLEETKKKEEAAAEREKLRLEEQARKEEEARLAAEEAERRRIEEERLAEEARIAEEARLAEEARLAEELRIAEEARQAEEAKKSEEKKKKAAEKKKKEEEEKKKKEAEEKKRKEEEEKKRKEEEEKKRKEEEERKRKEAEEAARKAAEEEAARKAAEEEAARKAAEEEAARIAAEEARKVSDEEARKAAEEEQSRISEAQKVREDELARLNELEKQAIEENNEELLKEIAELKAIAQSDEELLKRQAAKLEETGAPAEAEAPAAPAAEAEAEATPAETPAPAEEAAAAPAEAESKTEESPAAEAAAE
- the LOC126570291 gene encoding uncharacterized protein CG45076 isoform X3, with amino-acid sequence MVYESDFYSTRRVGSSYTRPTISSYTVTTPVRYSGVPRFNTITTTTTTSYRTPMPYVAHKRLVPVTRIVTSPPRILVSPVRVLGSPVRVISSPVRVLGSPLRTVRAVRSPARVIVSPARVVTIRSPYLRPSIINKEFDRIERKYRASSEFEDERRDIRNSTALLLRQLNDPVPRLMAPIAPAAPEPNPKKWVYDPFSTHNRLNSDTYVKSHITDPIRSVRNDIEAMARYHSPASRYVVGVLDPVRPTRKFTNPRLYDDPTDTKLKDKQEKIERVVELNKVRYEPINLERERLKLLEETKKKEEAAAEREKLRLEEQARKEEEARLAAEEAERRRIEEERLAEEARIAEEARLAEEARLAEELRIAEEARQAEEAKKSEEKKKKAAEKKKKEEEEKKKKEAEEKKRKEEEEKKRKEEEEKKRKEEEERKRKEAEEAARKAAEEEAARKAAEEEAARKAAEEEAARIAAEEARKVSDEEARKAAEEEQSRISEAQKVREDELARLNELEKQAIEENNEELLKEIAELKAIAQSDEELLKRQAAKLEETGAPAEAEAPAAPAAEAEAEATPAETPAPAEEAAAAPAEAESKTEESPAAEAAAE
- the LOC126570291 gene encoding uncharacterized protein CG45076 isoform X5; amino-acid sequence: MVYESDFYSTRRVGSSYTRPTISSYTVTTPVRYSGVPRFNTITTTTTTSYRTPMPYVAHKRLVPVTRIVTSPPRILVSPVRVLGSPVRVISSPVRVLGSPLRTVRAVRSPARVIVSPARVVTIRSPYLRPSIINKEFDRIERKYRASSVSSALEQYYNSPSYLEFEDERRDIRNSTALLLRQLNDPVPRLMAPIAPAAPEPNPKKWVYDPFSTHNRLNSDTYVKSHITDPIRSVRNDIEAMARYHSPASRYVEYVLLDDILWRYTYYVDEEGKNHLASTRIIGSQAYPKTKPRIYNYDTAKVGKDVNVMSYYKSNRTQAKADVEEVGVLDPVRPTRKFTNPRLYDDPTDTKLKDKQEKIERVVELNKVRYEPINLERERLKLLEETKKKEEAAAEREKLRLEEQARKEEEARLAAEEAERRRIEEERLAEEARIAEEARLAEEARLAEELRIAEEARQAEEAKKSEEKKKKAAEKKKKEEEEKKKKEAEEKKRKEEEEKKRKEEEEKKRKEEEERKRKEAEEAARKAAEEEAARKAAEEEAARKAAEEEAARIAAEEARKVSDEEARKAAEEEQSRISEAQKVREDELARLNELEKQAIEENNEELLKEIAELKAIAQSDEELLKRQAAKLEETGAPAEAEAPAAPAAEAEAEATPAETPAPAEEAAAAPAEAESKTEESPAAEAAAE
- the LOC126570291 gene encoding uncharacterized protein CG45076 isoform X2, which encodes MVYESDFYSTRRVGSSYTRPTISSYTVTTPVRYSGVPRFNTITTTTTTSYRTPMPYVAHKRLVPVTRIVTSPPRILVSPVRVLGSPVRVISSPVRVLGSPLRTVRAVRSPARVIVSPARVVTIRSPYLRPSIINKEFDRIERKYRASSVSSALEQYYNSPSYLEFEDERRDIRNSTALLLRQLNDPVPRLMAPIAPAAPEPNPKKWVYDPFSTHNRLNSDTYVKSHITDPIRSVRNDIEAMARYHSPASRYVVRPTRKFTNPRLYDDPTDTKLKDKQEKIERVVELNKVRYEPINLERERLKLLEETKKKEEAAAEREKLRLEEQARKEEEARLAAEEAERRRIEEERLAEEARIAEEARLAEEARLAEELRIAEEARQAEEAKKSEEKKKKAAEKKKKEEEEKKKKEAEEKKRKEEEEKKRKEEEEKKRKEEEERKRKEAEEAARKAAEEEAARKAAEEEAARKAAEEEAARIAAEEARKVSDEEARKAAEEEQSRISEAQKVREDELARLNELEKQAIEENNEELLKEIAELKAIAQSDEELLKRQAAKLEETGAPAEAEAPAAPAAEAEAEATPAETPAPAEEAAAAPAEAESKTEESPAAEAAAE